A window of Polaribacter litorisediminis contains these coding sequences:
- a CDS encoding heavy metal translocating P-type ATPase, whose amino-acid sequence MNKQETHHHKGIEIFGKKTELYFAVLCGLFLVIGFLIATFTALPFWFSLSCYLISYFFGGYFISIEAFQKIIKGGFDIDFLMIAAAAGAAYIGSWAEGALLLFLFSLGHALEHYAMNRAKKSIKALGELSPKIALLKKDGKLTEIPITNLKINDIIAVKPNTKIAADGVIIKGSSSLNQAPITGESMPVDKTYIEDIDNLPAFNDIDKKHIVYTGTINGDSSLDVLVLKLSKDSTVSRLIKMVSEIETQKSPTQRITKKFEKYYVPIVIVSVFLLCFTYLIIDENFEQSIYRAITVLVAASPCALAISTPSAVLSGIARAAQKGVLIKGGKALESLGEITTIAFDKTGTLTEGKPKLTNVIPLHNFDEKELVQLILEIESLSNHPLAKAIVKDIKSQYKILVTNKASNVNAIQGKGIEATYQQEKVFIGNIKLMESAEILVDEVTISKMKALLEKGHTVMLIGLKNKIIGLISVMDLPRKMAADTLKRLKEIGIKRMIMLTGDHQNVGDAIAKQIGLTEAKGNLLPEDKVNAIKVLLKRDGKIAMVGDGVNDAPAMALSTVSIAMGAAGSDVALEAADVALMSDKIENLPFVIGLSRASKTIIKQNIFISLAVVFLLVPATIFGLTNIGLAVAFHEGSTIVVVLNALRLLRFKTK is encoded by the coding sequence ATGAATAAGCAAGAAACCCATCATCATAAAGGAATTGAGATTTTTGGAAAAAAAACAGAACTCTATTTTGCGGTTTTATGCGGACTATTTCTAGTTATTGGTTTTCTTATTGCAACGTTCACTGCTTTACCCTTTTGGTTTTCTCTATCCTGTTATCTTATCTCTTATTTTTTTGGAGGTTATTTCATTTCCATTGAAGCATTCCAAAAAATTATAAAAGGGGGTTTTGATATCGATTTTTTAATGATTGCGGCGGCGGCTGGTGCTGCATATATAGGGAGTTGGGCAGAAGGCGCATTACTTTTATTTCTTTTTAGTTTAGGGCATGCTTTAGAGCATTATGCTATGAATAGGGCTAAAAAATCTATCAAGGCTTTAGGAGAATTATCACCCAAAATAGCACTTTTAAAAAAAGACGGAAAACTTACAGAAATTCCCATAACAAACTTAAAAATTAACGATATTATTGCTGTAAAACCGAACACAAAAATTGCAGCAGATGGCGTAATTATTAAAGGAAGTAGTAGCTTAAATCAGGCTCCCATAACTGGAGAAAGTATGCCTGTTGATAAAACATATATTGAAGATATTGATAATTTACCGGCGTTTAATGACATCGATAAAAAACATATTGTATATACAGGAACCATAAATGGAGATAGCAGTTTAGATGTTTTAGTACTAAAATTAAGTAAAGATTCTACCGTTTCTAGATTAATTAAAATGGTGAGCGAAATTGAAACTCAAAAATCTCCCACCCAAAGAATTACTAAAAAATTCGAAAAATATTATGTACCCATTGTAATTGTAAGCGTCTTTTTATTATGTTTTACATACTTAATAATTGATGAGAATTTTGAGCAAAGTATTTATAGGGCTATTACCGTTTTAGTTGCTGCAAGTCCTTGTGCACTAGCCATTTCAACACCTAGCGCTGTTTTGAGCGGAATTGCAAGAGCGGCTCAAAAAGGAGTACTTATAAAAGGCGGAAAAGCTTTAGAAAGTTTGGGGGAGATTACCACCATCGCTTTTGATAAAACAGGAACGCTCACAGAAGGAAAACCGAAACTGACCAACGTAATTCCTTTACATAATTTTGATGAAAAAGAATTGGTACAACTCATTCTAGAAATAGAAAGTTTAAGCAATCATCCGCTAGCAAAAGCCATCGTAAAAGACATCAAAAGTCAGTATAAAATTCTGGTAACCAACAAAGCTAGCAATGTAAATGCTATTCAAGGAAAAGGAATTGAAGCTACTTATCAACAAGAAAAAGTATTTATTGGAAACATAAAATTGATGGAAAGTGCAGAAATTTTGGTAGATGAAGTTACTATTTCTAAAATGAAGGCTCTTTTAGAAAAAGGTCATACCGTAATGCTTATCGGTCTAAAAAATAAAATTATCGGATTAATTAGTGTGATGGATCTACCTAGAAAAATGGCAGCAGATACACTTAAACGGTTAAAAGAAATAGGCATAAAGCGCATGATTATGCTTACTGGAGATCATCAAAATGTAGGTGATGCTATTGCAAAACAAATTGGACTTACAGAGGCGAAAGGAAATTTATTACCAGAAGATAAAGTAAATGCCATAAAGGTGCTTTTAAAGCGCGATGGAAAAATAGCGATGGTCGGTGATGGTGTAAATGATGCACCTGCAATGGCTTTAAGTACGGTAAGTATTGCCATGGGAGCAGCCGGTAGTGATGTTGCTTTAGAAGCTGCAGATGTTGCATTAATGTCTGATAAAATTGAAAACTTACCTTTTGTTATCGGTTTGAGCAGAGCGTCTAAAACCATTATAAAACAAAATATCTTTATAAGTTTAGCGGTAGTTTTTTTACTCGTTCCTGCAACAATCTTTGGGCTCACAAATATTGGTTTAGCAGTCGCTTTTCATGAAGGCTCTACAATCGTTGTAGTTCTAAATGCTTTACGATTATTGCGCTTTAAAACGAAATAA
- the manA gene encoding mannose-6-phosphate isomerase, class I, whose product MTKLYPLKGKIQNYAWGGSKFIPNLLGIAVTGEKCAEYWLGAHEKAPSEVLIENEERPLNKFLKAHLIASLGQKIASKFGRLSFLFKVLDVEEMLSIQVHPTKIEAEKGFKLENEKGIPLNAANRNYKDDNHKPEIMVALGEFWLLHGFLSKDKLIATLKNIPEFTHLVPVFESQGYFGLYKKVMEQSDEENNRILQPLIDRVLPAYKAGKLEKSNPDYWAAKAVDSSSDTTILDKGIYSIYFFNIVKANKGEAVFQDAGIPHAYLEGQNMELMANSDNVLRGGLTPKHIDIPELLKHIEFKPTIPNIMQGEMQADGIERIYRSPAPDFELSQLILNTSQNYQSETKTAQILILLEGEATITEHNTTLHLQKGDSVLILANASYKISTSKNAIFYKATAPL is encoded by the coding sequence ATGACAAAATTATATCCTTTGAAAGGAAAAATTCAAAATTATGCTTGGGGTGGCTCTAAATTTATTCCAAATTTATTAGGAATAGCCGTTACTGGAGAAAAATGCGCTGAATACTGGTTAGGAGCACATGAAAAGGCACCTTCTGAAGTGCTTATTGAAAACGAAGAAAGACCTTTAAACAAATTTTTAAAGGCGCATTTAATAGCATCATTAGGTCAAAAAATAGCGAGTAAATTTGGAAGATTATCATTTCTATTCAAAGTTTTAGACGTAGAAGAAATGTTATCGATACAAGTTCATCCTACTAAAATAGAGGCAGAAAAGGGGTTTAAGTTAGAGAATGAAAAGGGCATTCCTTTAAATGCCGCGAACAGAAATTATAAAGACGACAACCATAAGCCAGAAATTATGGTGGCATTAGGCGAGTTTTGGTTGTTGCATGGTTTTTTATCAAAAGATAAACTAATTGCCACACTTAAAAATATTCCAGAATTTACACATTTAGTGCCTGTTTTTGAAAGTCAGGGATATTTCGGACTCTACAAAAAAGTCATGGAACAGTCAGATGAAGAAAATAACCGAATATTACAACCCTTAATTGATCGAGTTTTGCCGGCATATAAAGCAGGGAAATTAGAAAAGTCAAATCCTGATTATTGGGCAGCAAAGGCCGTTGATTCTTCTTCGGATACAACAATTTTAGACAAAGGCATTTATTCTATTTATTTTTTTAACATCGTAAAGGCCAACAAAGGAGAAGCCGTTTTTCAAGATGCAGGAATTCCTCATGCCTATTTAGAAGGTCAAAATATGGAATTGATGGCAAATTCAGATAATGTTTTACGAGGTGGTTTAACGCCTAAACATATCGATATTCCAGAATTATTAAAGCATATAGAATTCAAACCAACCATTCCTAATATTATGCAAGGCGAAATGCAAGCGGATGGCATTGAGCGCATTTATAGAAGTCCTGCGCCAGATTTCGAATTAAGTCAACTTATTTTAAATACTTCTCAAAATTATCAATCGGAAACAAAAACCGCACAAATTTTAATTTTGTTAGAAGGCGAAGCAACGATTACAGAACACAACACAACGTTACACCTCCAAAAAGGAGATTCTGTGCTAATTCTTGCCAATGCTTCTTATAAAATTTCAACTTCTAAAAATGCTATATTTTATAAAGCAACAGCTCCTTTATAA
- a CDS encoding SDR family NAD(P)-dependent oxidoreductase: protein MTKTAFITGATSGIGRATAELFAKNKIRLVLCGRRKNRLEQLEEELSKITEVTTLQFDVAKREEVSAAIKSLPENFKNIDILINNAGNAHGLSTIQDGNIDDWDAMLDINVKGLLYVSKAIIPQMIANNSGFIINIGSTAGKEVYTNGNVYCASKFAVNALNKSMRLDLNEHNIRVSAIHPGLVETEFSDVRFKGDIERAKTVYQGFKPLQAEDIADIIHFVITRPYHVNIEDLVVYPTAQASATILNKNQ, encoded by the coding sequence ATGACCAAAACAGCATTTATAACAGGAGCAACTTCAGGAATTGGTAGAGCAACAGCAGAGTTGTTTGCTAAAAATAAGATTAGATTAGTGCTTTGTGGACGAAGAAAAAATCGTTTGGAACAGCTTGAAGAAGAACTCTCAAAAATAACAGAGGTAACTACCTTACAGTTTGATGTTGCTAAAAGAGAAGAAGTTTCGGCAGCAATCAAATCACTTCCAGAAAACTTTAAAAACATTGATATTTTAATTAATAATGCAGGTAATGCGCATGGTTTATCCACCATTCAAGATGGTAATATTGATGATTGGGATGCGATGTTAGATATTAACGTAAAAGGATTATTGTATGTCTCTAAAGCGATAATTCCGCAAATGATAGCAAATAATAGCGGATTTATCATTAATATTGGCTCTACTGCGGGTAAAGAAGTCTACACGAACGGAAATGTATATTGTGCCTCAAAATTTGCTGTAAATGCTTTAAATAAGTCGATGAGGTTAGATCTGAATGAACATAACATACGTGTTTCGGCAATTCATCCAGGTTTGGTAGAAACCGAGTTTTCTGATGTGCGTTTTAAAGGTGATATAGAAAGAGCAAAAACAGTGTATCAAGGATTTAAGCCTTTACAAGCAGAGGATATTGCCGATATTATTCATTTTGTAATTACCAGACCTTATCATGTAAATATCGAAGATTTAGTGGTGTATCCAACAGCACAAGCTAGTGCTACCATTTTGAATAAGAATCAATAG
- the atpG gene encoding ATP synthase F1 subunit gamma encodes MPNLKEIRNRITSIGSTMQITSAMKMVSAAKLKKAQDAIVAMRPYSSKLTELLQNLSATLEGDAGGVYSDQREVSKVLMVVITSNRGLCGGFNSSISKEFIKTVAEKYSDKTVDIFGIGKKGAAVLSKNYKVVDSRNDIYDDLTFDNVAVIAEELMAMYVHGNYDKIELVYNQFKNAATQLPQVEQFLPIKPILEGDASAVNSDYIFEPSKEEIVLALIPKSLKTQLYKAIRDSFASEHGARMTAMHKATDNATDLRDELLLKYNKARQAAITNEILEIVGGAEALNN; translated from the coding sequence ATGCCAAACTTAAAAGAAATACGTAACAGAATTACCTCAATCGGTTCTACTATGCAGATTACCTCTGCAATGAAAATGGTATCTGCTGCAAAATTGAAAAAAGCTCAAGATGCTATTGTAGCCATGAGACCTTATTCTTCTAAACTAACTGAATTATTACAAAATTTAAGTGCTACGTTAGAGGGTGATGCTGGTGGAGTCTATTCTGATCAAAGAGAGGTTTCAAAAGTTTTAATGGTAGTAATAACTTCTAACAGAGGTTTATGTGGTGGTTTTAATTCATCAATTTCTAAAGAATTTATTAAAACGGTTGCGGAAAAATATTCAGATAAAACAGTAGATATTTTTGGTATTGGTAAAAAGGGAGCTGCCGTTTTATCTAAGAATTATAAGGTTGTCGATTCAAGAAATGATATTTATGACGATTTAACTTTTGATAACGTTGCTGTGATTGCAGAAGAGTTAATGGCGATGTATGTACATGGAAACTATGATAAAATTGAATTGGTATACAATCAATTTAAAAATGCAGCAACTCAATTACCTCAAGTAGAACAGTTTTTACCGATTAAACCTATTTTAGAGGGAGATGCTTCAGCAGTAAATTCTGACTATATTTTTGAACCTTCGAAAGAAGAAATTGTTTTAGCGTTAATCCCAAAATCTTTAAAAACGCAATTATATAAAGCGATTAGAGATAGTTTTGCATCCGAACACGGTGCTCGTATGACGGCAATGCACAAAGCAACAGACAATGCAACTGATTTAAGAGATGAGTTGTTGTTAAAATACAACAAAGCGCGTCAAGCAGCGATTACCAATGAAATTTTAGAAATTGTTGGTGGGGCGGAAGCGTTGAACAATTAG
- a CDS encoding four helix bundle protein: protein MSKLNESPIRIKSFQFACEIVRFCDTLKENKDFELASQLLRSGTSIGANTREAQRGYSKKDFKYKFGIALKEADETKYWIEILKATGRNVPVELKNKCEEFIRILVSIIKNSELYTHNS from the coding sequence ATTAGTAAACTAAATGAAAGTCCTATTAGAATCAAGAGCTTTCAGTTTGCTTGCGAAATAGTTAGATTTTGTGACACTCTAAAAGAGAATAAAGATTTTGAATTAGCCTCTCAATTGTTAAGAAGTGGAACAAGTATTGGAGCCAATACTAGGGAAGCACAAAGGGGGTATAGTAAAAAAGATTTTAAATATAAATTTGGTATTGCTTTAAAAGAAGCAGATGAAACCAAATATTGGATAGAAATATTAAAAGCCACAGGAAGAAATGTTCCTGTAGAATTGAAAAATAAATGTGAAGAGTTCATTAGAATTTTAGTTTCAATTATTAAAAACTCTGAACTCTATACTCATAATTCATAA
- the atpA gene encoding F0F1 ATP synthase subunit alpha, with product MASIKPAEVSAILKQQLTNFEAKATLNEVGTVLQVGDGIARVYGLSNVQYGELVEFDNGLEGIVLNLEEDNAGVVLLGASTSIREGSTVKRTERIASLRAGEEIVGRVVDTLGSPIDGKGPIEGVTFEMPLERRAPGVIYREPVTEPLQTGIKSIDAMIPVGRGQRELIIGDRQTGKSTVALDTILNQKEFYDAGNPVYCIYVAIGQKASTVASIANMLEEKGAMAYTTIVAANASDPAAMQVYAPFAGAAIGEYFRDSGRPALIIFDDLSKQAVAYREISLLLRRPPGREAYPGDVFYLHSRLLERAAKIINDDKIASEMNDLPDSLKGIVKGGGSLTALPIIETQAGDVSAYIPTNVISITDGQIFLDGDLFNSGVRPAINVGISVSRVGGNAQIKSMKKVAGTLKLDQAAYRELEAFAKFGSDLDAATMSVISKGQRNVEILKQAQNDPYTVEDQIAIIYAGSKNLLKDVPVNKVKKFETDYLDYLNAKHRDTLDTLKAGKLTDEVIAVLVAAAKEISTHFA from the coding sequence ATGGCAAGTATCAAACCAGCTGAAGTATCAGCAATTTTAAAGCAACAGTTAACAAATTTTGAAGCAAAGGCTACGTTAAACGAAGTAGGTACCGTTTTACAAGTAGGTGATGGTATTGCTCGTGTTTATGGATTGTCTAACGTACAATATGGTGAGTTAGTAGAATTCGACAACGGTTTAGAGGGTATCGTTCTAAATTTAGAAGAAGATAATGCAGGTGTTGTATTATTAGGTGCTTCTACTTCTATTAGAGAAGGTTCTACAGTAAAACGTACAGAACGCATTGCTTCTTTAAGAGCAGGTGAAGAAATTGTAGGAAGAGTTGTAGATACTTTAGGAAGTCCTATTGATGGTAAAGGACCTATTGAAGGAGTTACCTTTGAAATGCCTTTAGAAAGAAGAGCTCCTGGTGTTATTTATCGTGAGCCAGTAACAGAACCTTTACAAACTGGTATTAAATCTATTGATGCAATGATTCCTGTAGGTAGAGGTCAACGTGAGTTGATTATCGGTGACCGTCAAACAGGGAAATCTACAGTTGCTTTAGATACTATCTTAAATCAAAAAGAATTTTACGATGCTGGTAACCCAGTATACTGTATTTATGTAGCTATTGGTCAAAAAGCTTCTACAGTTGCATCCATTGCAAATATGTTAGAAGAAAAAGGCGCAATGGCATATACAACAATCGTTGCGGCAAATGCATCAGATCCTGCAGCAATGCAAGTATATGCACCATTTGCTGGAGCAGCTATTGGAGAATATTTTAGAGATTCTGGAAGACCTGCTTTAATTATTTTTGATGATTTATCAAAACAAGCCGTGGCTTACCGTGAAATTTCTTTATTATTAAGAAGACCTCCAGGACGTGAGGCGTATCCTGGTGATGTATTTTATTTACACTCAAGATTATTAGAGCGTGCTGCAAAAATCATTAATGATGATAAAATTGCAAGTGAAATGAACGATTTACCAGATTCTTTAAAAGGAATTGTAAAAGGTGGAGGTTCTTTAACCGCATTACCAATTATTGAAACACAAGCAGGAGATGTCTCTGCATATATTCCAACAAATGTAATTTCTATTACAGACGGACAAATTTTCTTAGATGGAGATTTATTTAACTCGGGTGTTCGTCCAGCAATTAACGTAGGTATTTCTGTATCTCGTGTTGGTGGTAACGCACAGATTAAATCCATGAAAAAAGTAGCAGGTACTTTAAAATTAGATCAAGCAGCATACCGTGAATTAGAAGCGTTTGCAAAGTTTGGATCTGATTTAGATGCGGCAACTATGAGTGTAATTTCTAAAGGTCAGCGTAATGTTGAAATTTTAAAACAAGCACAAAATGATCCGTATACTGTAGAAGATCAAATTGCAATTATCTATGCGGGTTCTAAGAACTTATTAAAAGATGTTCCTGTAAATAAGGTAAAGAAATTTGAAACGGATTATCTAGATTACTTAAACGCAAAACATAGAGACACTTTAGATACGTTAAAGGCTGGTAAATTAACAGACGAAGTAATTGCTGTTTTAGTAGCAGCAGCTAAAGAGATTTCTACTCATTTCGCATAA
- the atpH gene encoding ATP synthase F1 subunit delta produces MKDSRAALRYAKAILNLAKDSNEQTAVNNDMLFIATTISENSDFEVMLESPIVKSSDKINVLNAIFKGKINNISLGLFHLLNDNKRIAMLHSIAKQYAIIYDFDKNMQVAKVTTAVPLTKAIEAKVLAKIVALTGDKANLENEINPNILGGFILRVGDMQYDASISSYLNALKKEFDNSHYIPKI; encoded by the coding sequence ATGAAAGATTCAAGAGCAGCATTACGATACGCAAAAGCAATCTTAAATCTGGCTAAAGATTCTAACGAACAGACTGCTGTAAACAACGATATGTTGTTTATTGCTACGACAATTTCTGAGAATAGTGATTTTGAAGTAATGTTAGAAAGTCCAATCGTAAAATCTTCGGATAAAATAAATGTTTTAAATGCCATATTTAAAGGTAAAATAAACAATATCTCTTTAGGTTTATTTCATTTGTTAAATGACAATAAAAGAATTGCAATGTTGCATTCAATTGCTAAACAATATGCAATTATTTATGATTTTGATAAGAATATGCAAGTTGCAAAAGTTACAACTGCAGTGCCTTTAACAAAAGCAATTGAAGCCAAAGTTTTGGCAAAAATAGTTGCTTTAACAGGCGATAAAGCTAATTTAGAGAACGAAATCAATCCAAATATTTTAGGCGGATTTATATTACGTGTGGGAGATATGCAATACGATGCAAGTATCTCTAGTTATTTAAATGCATTGAAAAAGGAATTTGACAACAGTCATTATATCCCAAAAATTTAA
- a CDS encoding F0F1 ATP synthase subunit B — translation METLLNDFSPGLFVVSTILLLALIALMVKFAWKPILKSLEERESGIEDALAAAENARKEMQNLQADNAKLVKEARAERDAMMKEARDIRDKMIAEAKEDAKEVTTKLIETAQASIQQEKQAALAEIKKSVAHLSIDIAESVIKRELSSKKDQLALVEGILKDITLN, via the coding sequence ATGGAAACTTTACTAAACGACTTTTCTCCAGGATTATTTGTAGTATCAACAATACTATTACTAGCATTAATAGCTTTGATGGTAAAATTTGCTTGGAAACCAATTTTAAAATCTTTAGAAGAAAGAGAATCTGGAATTGAAGATGCCTTAGCTGCTGCAGAAAATGCCCGTAAAGAAATGCAAAATTTACAAGCAGATAATGCGAAGCTTGTCAAAGAAGCAAGAGCTGAAAGAGATGCGATGATGAAGGAGGCAAGAGACATCAGAGATAAAATGATTGCTGAAGCAAAAGAGGATGCAAAAGAAGTGACCACCAAACTAATTGAAACTGCACAAGCTTCTATTCAACAAGAAAAACAAGCAGCTTTAGCAGAAATAAAAAAGAGTGTTGCACATTTATCAATAGATATTGCAGAGTCTGTAATTAAAAGAGAATTATCATCTAAGAAAGATCAACTAGCATTGGTGGAAGGAATCTTAAAAGATATTACTTTAAATTAA
- the atpE gene encoding ATP synthase F0 subunit C, translating to MYNMIGAGLIVIGAGIGLGQIGGKAMEGIARQPEATGKIQTAMIIIAALLEGLAFGALFLGK from the coding sequence ATGTACAACATGATTGGCGCAGGATTAATCGTAATCGGAGCAGGAATCGGACTAGGTCAAATTGGTGGAAAAGCAATGGAAGGTATTGCTCGTCAGCCAGAAGCAACTGGGAAAATTCAAACAGCAATGATTATTATCGCTGCATTATTAGAAGGTTTAGCATTTGGTGCATTATTCTTAGGAAAATAA
- the atpB gene encoding F0F1 ATP synthase subunit A, protein MKIAQKSIKFLTIAILAFSSATIFASSIDQHSDSQNDGERVNTKEEVDAYILHHIKDSHDFSLFSYTSDQGERKHFGFPLPVIIWSSEGLVTFMSSEFHHNDDGHVIVEKKGLKFAKVHSKILELDHDASTVSFDETHHATNAHKVLDFSITKSVVGILLIGFLLLFWFSRLANQYKTKKVPTGFARVLEPLVLYVRDEIARPNIGEKHYRRFTGYLLTVFFFIWVLNLAGLTPLGFNVTGQLAVTACLAIFTLVIYSVSGTKAYWMHMIWMPGVPVLIRPILAVIELAGALIIKPFSLLVRLFANISAGHIVVMSLIAIMFTLKESLGVVGATGLSLVLSFFITLIEVLVAFLQAYIFTMLSALFIGMAVDDHAEAH, encoded by the coding sequence ATGAAGATTGCACAAAAATCAATCAAGTTTCTTACAATAGCAATTTTAGCCTTTTCTTCGGCCACAATTTTTGCTTCGAGTATAGACCAACACAGCGACAGTCAAAACGATGGAGAACGCGTAAATACGAAGGAAGAAGTAGATGCTTATATTTTGCATCACATCAAGGACTCTCATGATTTTTCATTGTTTTCATACACTTCAGATCAGGGAGAAAGAAAACATTTCGGTTTTCCTTTGCCAGTAATTATTTGGTCTTCGGAAGGTTTAGTAACTTTTATGTCTTCAGAATTTCATCATAATGACGATGGTCATGTAATCGTAGAAAAAAAGGGATTAAAGTTTGCTAAAGTTCATAGTAAAATATTAGAATTAGATCATGATGCCTCTACAGTTTCTTTTGATGAAACGCATCATGCTACAAATGCTCATAAAGTTTTAGATTTTTCAATCACTAAAAGTGTGGTTGGTATCTTGTTAATTGGTTTCTTGTTATTATTCTGGTTTTCTCGATTGGCAAATCAATACAAAACAAAAAAAGTACCTACAGGTTTTGCAAGAGTTTTAGAGCCTTTGGTTTTATATGTTCGTGACGAAATTGCAAGACCAAATATTGGTGAAAAACATTATAGAAGATTTACAGGGTATTTATTAACGGTTTTCTTTTTTATCTGGGTTTTAAATTTAGCGGGGTTAACACCTTTAGGATTTAATGTTACAGGTCAATTAGCGGTTACAGCTTGTTTGGCAATCTTTACCTTAGTAATTTATTCGGTGAGTGGTACAAAAGCATATTGGATGCACATGATTTGGATGCCAGGAGTACCTGTTTTAATTCGTCCTATTTTAGCGGTTATAGAATTAGCCGGTGCCTTAATTATAAAGCCATTTTCATTATTAGTTCGTTTGTTTGCAAACATTTCAGCAGGTCACATTGTGGTAATGAGTCTAATAGCAATTATGTTTACACTTAAAGAATCTTTAGGGGTTGTTGGTGCAACAGGATTGTCTTTAGTATTATCATTTTTTATAACATTAATTGAGGTTTTAGTGGCTTTTTTACAAGCCTATATCTTTACAATGCTTTCAGCATTATTTATTGGTATGGCGGTAGATGATCACGCAGAAGCTCATTAA
- a CDS encoding DUF6168 family protein, with translation MIKSIFIYFLLFFGVFFLSFSLHQNYIEKQAITLPFSLKQVYVFHLGFSLLVCVNFKLFSNVDKIFSQLGFIYLGTLFLKIVLFCALFYRPIFKEENLPQIARVSLLIPAFIFLLTEAFFVAKILNKKE, from the coding sequence ATGATTAAGAGTATTTTTATTTATTTTCTACTTTTTTTTGGAGTCTTTTTTTTAAGTTTTTCTTTACACCAAAATTACATAGAGAAACAAGCCATAACCTTACCATTTTCGCTGAAACAAGTGTATGTATTTCATCTTGGTTTTTCCCTGTTAGTTTGTGTAAATTTTAAACTATTTTCAAATGTTGATAAGATTTTTTCTCAACTTGGTTTCATCTATTTAGGAACTCTTTTCTTAAAAATCGTACTTTTCTGTGCACTCTTTTATCGGCCTATCTTTAAAGAAGAAAATTTACCTCAAATTGCAAGAGTGTCACTGCTGATACCTGCGTTCATATTTTTATTAACAGAAGCTTTTTTTGTGGCTAAAATTCTCAATAAAAAAGAATAA
- a CDS encoding AtpZ/AtpI family protein, with protein MEKNQNETGTHKKKENKKPFNKAIQLSGAGLQMGLTIYLGFLLGKWLDRTFETSFLTETITLLAIFLAMYSLIKQANRIND; from the coding sequence ATGGAGAAAAATCAAAACGAAACGGGTACCCACAAAAAAAAGGAAAACAAAAAGCCTTTCAATAAAGCAATTCAACTTTCAGGAGCAGGCTTGCAAATGGGGCTTACCATTTACCTTGGTTTTTTATTAGGCAAATGGTTAGACCGTACTTTTGAAACTTCCTTTTTAACAGAAACAATTACACTTCTAGCCATCTTTTTAGCCATGTATTCATTAATTAAACAAGCCAATAGAATTAATGATTAA
- a CDS encoding bactofilin family protein gives MFNKDKKETSKIINPNKMERNVIAKNTTIKGEIISDGDFRIDGVLEGELKTKGRVIIGSGGFVQGKIEATNADIEGRFSGELNVEKTLTLKAVSNISGDVIVGKLSVEPGATFNASCLMKVSTKEVKKEDGEKSKRNGYPQKKGKQKAFQ, from the coding sequence ATGTTTAACAAAGATAAAAAGGAAACTTCTAAAATAATCAATCCAAACAAAATGGAAAGAAATGTAATTGCAAAAAACACCACAATTAAAGGAGAGATTATTTCAGATGGAGATTTTAGAATTGATGGGGTTTTAGAAGGCGAATTAAAAACAAAGGGAAGAGTTATTATTGGCAGTGGTGGTTTTGTTCAAGGTAAAATAGAAGCCACAAATGCAGATATAGAAGGTAGGTTTTCTGGGGAATTAAATGTGGAGAAAACGCTTACTTTAAAAGCGGTCTCCAATATTTCTGGAGATGTTATTGTTGGTAAACTTTCGGTAGAGCCAGGGGCTACATTCAATGCCTCATGTTTAATGAAAGTAAGTACGAAAGAAGTAAAAAAAGAGGATGGAGAAAAATCAAAACGAAACGGGTACCCACAAAAAAAAGGAAAACAAAAAGCCTTTCAATAA